The sequence GGCGCAGCAGCGTCTGCGCGATCGACGTGACCTGCGCGGTCGCGGTGCGGATATCAACGTTGGGCTGGAAATAGACCTTGATGATCCCGAAGCCCTGCAGGCTCTGGCTCTCGACATGCTCGACGTCGTTCACCGTCGTCGGGATCGCGCGCTCGAGCTGGGTGACGATGCGTCCCGCCATCTCGGCCGGCGGCAGACCGGCATATTGGAACGCCACGCCGATGACGGGCACGCGGATTGCGGGGAAGATGTCGACCGGGGTGCGGATCGCCGACAACACGCCCATGATGAGGATCAGCACCGCCATGACGATAAACGTCAGCGGGCGTTCGAGGGCGATCCTGACGAGCTTGTTCATGGCCAGTTCCCCGGCCGCGGTGGCCCCGGAAATAAGAAAGAGGGCGACCGAGGACCGGCCGCCGAGGCCATTATGTCAGCCTAGCTGACCGAGTTGTAAAGCTGCTTGTCGTCCGGTTTGCTCGGCTCGCCGCGATTAACACACGCTTTGCCGAGGCATCGTTGCGGATTTTGCTGCATCGCAGCGTCAAATTCGCGGCGTTTGCGAAACGAGCGGGCGCCATCGGCGCCCGCCCGTCCGCCGAACATCAGCTGACGTGCGCGGAAACGTGCTTGTTCATCTCGAACATGCTGACGCTCTTCTTGCCGAAGACCTTCTCCAGCTTGTCGTCCGCGTTGATCTGACGCTTGTCCTTGGCGTCCTGCAGATCGTGCTTCTTGATATATTCCCAGAGCTTGCTGACGATCTCGCTGCGCGGCAGCGAGCCATCGCCGACGATCGCAGCCAGCTCGGGCGACGG is a genomic window of Sphingomonas nostoxanthinifaciens containing:
- a CDS encoding SWIB/MDM2 domain-containing protein, translating into MAKAPAAPAKTGGIHKPVKPSPELAAIVGDGSLPRSEIVSKLWEYIKKHDLQDAKDKRQINADDKLEKVFGKKSVSMFEMNKHVSAHVS